A genomic segment from Glycine max cultivar Williams 82 chromosome 1, Glycine_max_v4.0, whole genome shotgun sequence encodes:
- the LOC102667573 gene encoding uncharacterized protein, which produces MDDFTEDEDQQFFDHINHQSDDQSNDESVGRPTTPPSPPLQYHQPRCLVDLNLEHLSHYIDRHNFVQQPHNVQPPTVALEVGMAFDEKAQCIQEVKEYNIRNHFDCKTIYSDQRRLNFVCKSHENGCTWILGACNSKRHKKWIIKSIKGHHTCLAPMLRQDHRQLDKHVITQIIRPIFKTNPTVSIKMLIVEIKMIMNYTPSYKKTWLVKQRVLEMIHGNWEESYVKLPKLLGALQSCVPGTMVATQTKSVFEGGDIVPGKRMLKHVFWSFGSCISGFAYCKPIVQVDGTWFYRRYIGTLLIATAQDGANHIFPIAYAIVEGETTSA; this is translated from the coding sequence atggatgattttactgagGATGAGGATCAACAATTCTTTGATCACATCAATCACCAAAGTGATGACCAAAGCAATGATGAGAGTGTTGGCAGACCAACGACACCTCCGTCACCTCCATTGCAATATCACCAACCTAGGTGTCTAGTAGACTTGAACCTTGAACACCTGTCACACTACATTGATCGACACAATTTCGTTCAGCAACCACATAATGTACAACCACCAACCGTTGCACTCGAGGTTGGCATGGCCTTCGATGAAAAAGCTCAGTGCATTCAAGAAGTCAAAGAATACAACATTagaaatcattttgattgcaaaacAATTTATTCTGACCAGAGAAGACTAAACTTTGTGTGTAAATCACATGAAAATGGTTGTACATGGATCTTAGGCGCATGCAATTCAAAGAGGCATAAGAAATGGATTATCAAGAGTATCAAAGGTCACCACACTTGTCTCGCACCAATGCTCAGACAAGATCATCGGCAACTCGACAAACACGTCATAACACAGATCATCCGaccaattttcaaaacaaacccAACCGTTTCCATCAAGATGTTGATTGTAGAGATCAAAATGATCATGAATTATACCCCATCCTACAAAAAGACATGGTTAGTAAAGCAAAGAGTGTTGGAGATGATTCATGGAAATTGGGAAGAATCATATGTCAAGTTGCCAAAACTTTTGGGAGCTTTGCAATCTTGTGTTCCCGGGACTATGGTCGCTACTCAAACAAAATCCGTGTTTGAGGGAGGAGATATTGTACCGGGCAAAAGAATGCTTAAACATGTCTTTTGGTCATTTGGTTCATGCATTAGTGGGTTTGCATATTGTAAACCCATAgtacaagtagatggtacatgGTTTTACAGGAGGTATATTGGCACATTATTGATAGCTACAGCACAAGATGGAGCTAACCATATCTTCCCAATTGCCTACGCCATTGTAGAAGGGGAGACAACTTCAGCTTAG